The following proteins are encoded in a genomic region of Spirosoma sp. SC4-14:
- a CDS encoding DUF4920 domain-containing protein — MKKLLIIGLLTGASFGALAQGVSYHGKKITEKGAIPATELTTKMGSSDKMPAKVEGTVESVCQVKGCWMKVKTGDGQTMRVTFKDYGFFVPKDIVGKTVVVQGTAETTVTPVDELRHYAEDAGKSKEEIAKINEPEKALTFVADGVIVKK; from the coding sequence ATGAAAAAACTGTTGATCATTGGTTTACTGACTGGCGCTTCGTTTGGTGCATTGGCGCAGGGCGTAAGCTATCATGGAAAAAAAATCACAGAAAAAGGTGCCATTCCGGCCACCGAGCTAACAACCAAAATGGGCAGCAGCGATAAAATGCCCGCCAAAGTTGAAGGAACGGTCGAATCGGTTTGCCAGGTAAAGGGGTGCTGGATGAAGGTTAAAACCGGCGATGGGCAAACCATGCGGGTAACCTTCAAAGATTATGGTTTTTTTGTACCGAAAGATATTGTCGGCAAAACGGTAGTTGTTCAGGGCACGGCCGAAACAACCGTAACGCCCGTGGACGAACTTCGTCATTATGCCGAAGATGCAGGTAAATCGAAAGAAGAAATTGCCAAAATTAACGAGCCCGAAAAAGCATTGACTTTTGTGGCCGATGGCGTAATTGTAAAAAAATAA
- a CDS encoding M13 family metallopeptidase has protein sequence MRLYQGFFIGLSVLAVAACQTKENDETPVRTTFFDKSGMDTTVLPGNDFFTYANGNWVKKTKIPDDQTGWGSFYQIYDDNQKKTRSILEEAAKADAKTGSVEQKVGDFYASGMDTTTIDKLGYEPIKAELTKISALTDYKQVLNYLAADQTNRGGEFIGFYVGADDRQSSINRINFIQAGLSLPEKEYYTRTDEATKKIRSAFVAYITRLFTMVGVDSVSARTKADAILEFETALAKSHKAPADLRDPVANYNKLAVADLTRQMPNLNWRNLLNTMGLERVDTVLVGQPGYYQALDKTLPTTPISLLKDRLVFDLLDHNASLLSKEFEKASFEFNSKTLYGQPQQPERWKRMADRTDGALGEALGQLWVKKYFPAEAKERMLTLVDNLQKVYRERIEKLDWMAPETKKVALTKLDKFVKKIGYPDKWKDYSDVDIKRDDFYGNVQRARVHHYKEDFAKINRPVDRTEWGMTPPTVNAYANPTNNEVVFPAGILQFPFFDKDADDAINYGGIGMVIGHEMTHLFDDQGRQYDANGNLRDWWTKADAERFNTKTQAIVTQYNGYTVLDNLHLNGKLTLGENLADLGGITLAYEAFKLTKEGQSTEKIDGFTPDQRFFLGFAQVWRIKVRDETERAGITTDPHSPAKFRVNGPLTNFEPFYRAFNVQPGQKMYKPEVDQAKVW, from the coding sequence ATGCGACTATACCAAGGCTTTTTTATCGGATTGAGCGTGCTGGCCGTTGCGGCCTGCCAGACTAAAGAAAACGATGAGACCCCAGTCCGTACAACCTTCTTCGATAAATCGGGAATGGATACGACCGTGCTGCCAGGTAACGATTTTTTTACCTATGCCAACGGAAACTGGGTGAAAAAAACCAAAATTCCGGACGACCAGACCGGCTGGGGATCGTTTTATCAGATTTATGACGACAACCAGAAGAAAACCCGCTCGATTCTGGAAGAAGCGGCAAAAGCCGATGCCAAAACCGGAAGTGTTGAGCAGAAGGTGGGCGATTTCTACGCCAGCGGCATGGACACCACTACCATCGATAAACTTGGGTATGAGCCTATAAAAGCCGAACTGACCAAAATTTCCGCACTGACCGATTACAAGCAAGTTCTGAATTATCTGGCCGCCGATCAAACCAATCGGGGGGGGGAGTTTATCGGTTTTTATGTTGGGGCCGATGACCGACAGAGTTCGATAAACCGTATTAATTTCATTCAGGCCGGATTGTCGCTGCCCGAAAAAGAATACTATACCCGCACCGACGAAGCCACGAAAAAAATCCGGTCGGCCTTTGTGGCCTACATAACCCGGCTGTTTACGATGGTTGGTGTTGATTCGGTGTCGGCGCGTACTAAAGCCGATGCCATTCTGGAATTTGAAACGGCCCTGGCCAAATCGCACAAAGCACCGGCCGACCTGCGCGATCCGGTTGCCAATTACAACAAACTGGCTGTAGCCGATCTGACCCGGCAGATGCCTAACCTGAACTGGCGAAACCTGCTCAACACAATGGGACTCGAACGGGTCGATACGGTGCTGGTAGGGCAGCCCGGCTATTATCAGGCATTAGATAAAACTTTGCCTACTACCCCCATCAGTCTGCTGAAAGATCGGCTTGTTTTCGATTTGCTGGATCATAATGCCAGCCTGCTCAGCAAAGAGTTTGAGAAGGCCAGTTTCGAATTCAACAGCAAAACACTCTACGGCCAGCCCCAGCAACCCGAACGTTGGAAACGCATGGCCGACCGCACCGATGGGGCACTGGGTGAAGCATTGGGGCAATTGTGGGTAAAGAAATACTTCCCGGCTGAGGCCAAAGAACGAATGCTGACCCTGGTCGATAACTTGCAGAAAGTGTATCGCGAGCGGATTGAAAAGCTCGATTGGATGGCCCCCGAAACCAAAAAAGTGGCGCTGACAAAGCTGGATAAATTTGTTAAGAAAATTGGCTACCCCGACAAATGGAAAGATTATTCGGATGTAGACATCAAACGCGACGACTTTTATGGCAACGTGCAGCGGGCGCGGGTGCATCATTACAAGGAGGATTTTGCCAAAATCAATCGCCCCGTCGATCGCACCGAGTGGGGTATGACGCCCCCAACCGTAAATGCTTATGCAAATCCAACCAACAACGAAGTGGTGTTTCCGGCGGGGATTCTGCAATTTCCGTTTTTTGATAAAGATGCCGATGATGCCATTAACTACGGTGGCATTGGTATGGTGATTGGGCACGAAATGACCCACCTGTTCGATGATCAGGGTCGCCAATACGATGCCAACGGCAACCTGCGCGACTGGTGGACCAAAGCCGATGCCGAACGATTCAATACAAAAACTCAGGCAATTGTTACCCAATACAATGGCTACACCGTACTGGACAATCTGCACCTGAATGGTAAACTGACATTGGGCGAAAATCTGGCCGATCTGGGCGGCATTACGCTGGCTTATGAAGCATTTAAACTGACCAAAGAGGGACAAAGTACAGAGAAAATCGACGGTTTTACGCCCGATCAGCGATTCTTTCTCGGCTTTGCGCAGGTTTGGCGCATCAAAGTACGCGACGAAACCGAACGGGCTGGCATCACAACCGATCCGCACTCTCCAGCTAAATTCCGGGTCAATGGTCCACTAACCAACTTCGAGCCATTCTACCGGGCGTTTAATGTGCAGCCGGGCCAGAAAATGTATAAACCGGAAGTCGATCAGGCAAAGGTATGGTAG
- a CDS encoding NADP-dependent oxidoreductase, which produces MKAIILTDFGSVDNLVLSDIEVPVAANGDVLIKTSAISVNPIDVKTRAGKGVSALLKNTQPMILGWDISGVVVESKTAVFKPGDEVFGMANFPGLGKTYAEYVSVPANHLTLKPASISHAEAAAASLAALTAWQALVSHATIRPGQRVLIHAAAGGVGHFAVQIARQMGAYVIGTASAQNRDFVLSIGANEHIDYKAQPLAEATQDIDFVLDAIGGENIDHSLAVMKPGATIISIPSGKNELVKEKAEANGMIGYPIRVQSNGGDMKQLADLLADGRMKAHVSQTFGFDEMKKAHQQIETGKTQGKLVVLPG; this is translated from the coding sequence ATGAAAGCAATCATTCTTACCGATTTCGGGAGTGTTGATAATCTGGTGTTGAGCGATATAGAGGTGCCAGTTGCTGCCAATGGCGATGTGCTGATAAAAACCAGCGCAATTAGCGTGAATCCGATTGATGTGAAAACCCGCGCGGGCAAAGGCGTGTCGGCTCTCCTGAAAAATACGCAGCCAATGATTCTGGGGTGGGATATTTCGGGAGTAGTGGTCGAGTCGAAAACGGCGGTATTTAAGCCGGGCGATGAGGTGTTTGGGATGGCTAACTTTCCGGGATTGGGCAAAACATACGCTGAATACGTATCGGTTCCAGCTAACCATCTGACGCTAAAACCAGCGTCTATTTCTCATGCAGAGGCCGCAGCGGCCAGTCTGGCGGCTCTGACGGCCTGGCAGGCACTGGTTTCACACGCAACCATTCGGCCCGGTCAGCGCGTACTCATTCACGCAGCTGCGGGTGGTGTTGGGCATTTTGCGGTGCAGATTGCCCGGCAGATGGGCGCTTATGTGATTGGTACGGCGTCGGCACAAAACCGGGATTTTGTACTGTCGATCGGGGCCAATGAACATATCGACTACAAAGCGCAACCACTGGCCGAAGCAACGCAGGATATTGATTTCGTACTGGATGCCATCGGTGGTGAAAACATCGACCATTCGCTGGCCGTAATGAAGCCGGGAGCAACCATCATCAGCATTCCATCGGGAAAGAATGAACTGGTGAAGGAGAAAGCCGAGGCCAACGGAATGATTGGCTACCCAATCCGGGTGCAGTCGAACGGGGGCGATATGAAGCAACTTGCCGACCTGCTGGCCGATGGCCGGATGAAAGCGCATGTGTCGCAAACGTTTGGATTCGATGAAATGAAAAAAGCTCATCAGCAAATCGAAACCGGCAAAACGCAGGGAAAACTTGTGGTGTTGCCTGGGTGA